GGTATCTAGTCCATTGGTTGCGATCGATTTTGAGGATAATTAAGTACGGAAGAGCGATCGAGGTTGAGATTCCCCACACTTGAATCACCTTAATTGAAAAATAATTCGATGGATTCCAAACCTTCACTGAGAAGGAACTCGGAATTGTGATTAACGAAAGCACTCAGAAGGCTAATAGCGAAAGTCCACTCAAGTGGACTGAAGAAATAAAATATGTATTCAGTCGGATTTATCCGACTTTCGCTATGAAGCGGGGAATTGATGACCCGTCGGGTGATGGCAACTGATGCAAGATTTTTGTCGGTGATTTCCAAATGCGATCGCGCAGCTGACGAACGGTATATCGGTCTCATTCCGGTAATCGCTGTAATCGATCTGGTGTCGGAAAACCCGAACCTCCATCTGACAAAGTTTGAGCCAGAACTGGGTTCGCGTTCGGTAGGCTAGCAACTGCTACCACCGTTAGAATAACCAGTAAGCATTGATTCGCAGGTGGCACACCCATTTATGCAATCCTCACATTATTTTTACTTAAAACGGTTAATTATAATCATTTGTTGTTAATTTGTCTTTGACAGGCTGTCAAACATAAAGTACCTTGATTTAAGATTCTTTATAATTAATCTCAGAGTCCGAAAATTAAGCTCTGGTAAAGCTATATAACTTACTTTTATCACTAAAATAAGCCGGAAAGCTCTTGACAGTAATTAAGTAAAATATTAGGATTGATGCTGAACCAAGATAAGTAGTCCTGTCAGTAAAATATCAGGTAGGCAAAATGAAAGAGAACAAGAAAGTGCTTCTCTTCACCGAAATCGTTGCTAAAAAAACAGCTTCGAGCGACGGTGGAAGCGAAGCACAGTTCGTTCGCAGCCGTCAAAAGTTTACTAAGTTTGCTAAACTCGGCGCATAATTACATAATGCCTACTAAGTCCAAAACGTTTAGATTTGTGGACTAAACGCGATGGAGATAACACAGGTAACTTAGTTAAAAAGGCATCTGTGCAGATACAGATGCCTTACTTTTTTCATATCAAGTTTCACCATACAATATCGAAATTTTCTACAGCATAATCAACGAAAGTCTTAAAAAACTTTGTCAAAATTGATGATGATGCGGATATAGTTATGATAACCAGCAAGACTTATCGGCTCTTCCGTACTTAGTGTGCCAAATCATTAGTTTTTTGGTACCCTAAACCCAAGCTGGCTGCGATTTCAAGGCGATCGCACTTGTACTGTAATGCGATAGGGCAAACTTTGGATGTAAATAATCTCAAAGCCTTACGGGACAAAGCCTTGAGGATAAATTTAAGTTAAATTAGCACACTAAGTAGGGAAGAGCCGCTCTTTTGAAGCAGATCGTAGAAAACGTTCGCTTGAGCGGAGATAAGGTCACTTTTGATACAATCGTAAAAGCTTGTCAGATTACGAAGCTGACTGCTCGATCTCTAAGTTTAGTCTTCTTTAAAAAAAAATTGTAATTCACAAGTTTTTCACTTTTTTCATCTATCTTAAGGTATAGTTATTCAGTGGCCTGAAAAAACATACAAAGAGCGTCAGAAAAATTACTGCTTAGCTCTGACGTTCTGTAAAAACGGTAATTGGATAACCACTATATTCTGGAGGAGTTTTTTACCAGTGCTGTGCAGTCTGAAAAATTTCCCAGCTACGATCGGTCGATCGCAAACGAGGGATGTGTCTGATAGTACAGTACTTCTAGTTAAACTTCCGGATAGAAGAACGCTGCTATCCAGGGTGCATCTACAACATTGCTTGAATAAAAGCGTTGATTAGCCTTCAGTTATCAACTTAGAAACTGGAACAATGACACTATTAATATTAGCATCTTCAACAACTGCTTACTTTTTTTCAGGGTTAGTTTGTTACTTTGCTTCATTAGGCAATGACAAATGTGTTTTTCAATCTAATGACAAGCTTTTGTTCAAAGGATCGACTAAACTTTGGATAGCCGCTTTTTGGCCTGTTTGGATCGTCAAGGAAATTGAAAAATAAAATCAGGCAAGATTATCGGTTGGGTGGGAAAACAAAACTCGACTTATCAGACTAAGTTGTTGGGTAAAGCTATGCACAAACATACAAATAGATGAGCTAAAGCGATCGCAATCGTCACGTCACAGCGATTTTGAGAAGCGGTATTACCAAATGCGCTTAGATAGCTTAGGGACGTTGCGGTTGTTGCCAAAGAAGGGCGATCGCCAATCTAACAAAAGTATGATATCAATCACCCAAACTACAAATCTGTTAGCAATCTTGCCTTTCTCATAATAAAAGTGAGGACAGTTTCTTCTCTAGAAATAATATCTGCTGTAATTTCCATCCCTGGTTGTACGGGATACTGAATATCGCCCTTCAGCAAATAAGCTTTTTCTGGCTGAATAGTGACTTCGTAGTAGGGGGAATTATTGTTTTGAGATGTAATAGCATCGGGAGCGATCGCACTCACTTTTCCTTGCAAAACGCCGTAATCTGTATAGGCGTATGCAGAAACTCGCAGCAGGGACTTTTGACCCAGAGTGATTTTAGCAATATCTTCAGCCGCAACGCGAGCTTTGATGACAATCGGGGCATTACTGGGAGAAATTTGGGCAATTGCTTCGCCCGATCGCACAGTTTGACCGGCGTTTCGCAGATACAATTGTAGAATTGTGCCATCTGCTGGCGAACGCACAATGCTTTTTGTCAGTTCGGTTTCGATTTGCTGGATTTCTTTGCGATCGCGATTAATTTGATTTTCGATTTCGATGCGGCGCTGAATCAAAGCTTCTCGTTCTTTTTTCAACGTAGCTAAAGTTGCTTCACCTTTAGCTTTTTCTTGGGCAATTCGCTGTTGGGCGATCGCAATTGGTGCTTTAGTAGGGTTGAGTGCAGTTTTAACTGCTTGCAATTTGGCAGCAGCTACTTCCACAGATTGTTTTTGTCTTTCAACGGTTTGTGCTTGTCCTTCAATCGCTTTTTTTTGCGCTTCAATGGCTGCTTTTTGTCCCGCAACAGTTTGTTCTTGCTGCTGAACTGCTAGTTCGTTTTCCTCCAACCTATCTTTAGAAATTGCTCCCGATTCTGCCAATGGCTTATAGCGATCGCGCCTGGAAATGGCAGATTTTAAGTTGGCTTCTGCTCCTTTTAAATTAGCGTCTGCTGAAAGCAAATTCGCCTGCTCTCTTTGCAATTCTTCTTGAGCTTTTTGCAACTCTGCCTGGGCTATTTTTAAGTTTGCTTCCGCTTGTTGCACTTCACTGGCAGTGGTAATTTGACGATCGCGATATTCCCTTTCGTTGCGCTCTAAATCTGCTTGTGCGGAAGCGATAGTACGTTCCGTACCGTTACTTTCAGCTACTAGCTGGTTTTGCAGGGAGTTTAGTTGAGCGGCGATCTGAGCGAGTTGCAGTTGATTTTGTTGAATACTGCCGATCAGTTGGCTTTTTTTAGTTTGCACTTGGGAGTCGTCGATAGTAGCGATCGCATCTCCTTCTTTTACCGCCATATTTTCTGTCACAGAAATGCTTTTGACCGTTCCTTCCGTTGCTGCTTGAACTATCCGCACTTCTCCAGAAGGACGAACTGTGGCGGGAGCCTTTACGGTCACATTGTACTCAGTAACGGCAGCAAGAGCGAAAGCCGCGCCAACAGTTCCCACCAAAAACAGCCCCCCTAGCGTTGTCCACCTGCCTATAGGAGGGAGAAACTCATCGCTAGTAACTGGGCGAAGAAATTCGGGATTGCGATCGCTAAACATATAGCTAGGGCGTTGGGGTTAGGGTGTCGGGCGTCGGATCGAGAGTTTCAGGAATTAACAACATCCTAACTCTGGCAGTTGCTATATCAGATCAAAAAACAACTCTTATTCCCACTGAAGGGCCGTAATACAGTGTATCGCCACTCATATCCAGCCTGCCAAATTCACCGGACTCAGCAAAATCCCTAAACTGTCTGGGAGCTAATGCCAAGCCATATAAATACACTAAATTAAACCCAGCGGTTAAGCTAACGTTGGGAGTAACCTGCCAGTTAGCAGAGATACTTCCCTCCACAACAGGAGAAAGTCCCCATTCACTTTTAACTCCTTTAATTCTTTCTAATAACTCTCCCGTATCAAAATCGTAGGCGCTAATAGTACTTGACTGATCGCCATTGTTGGCAAACACACCTGCTTTCGCTCCCAAGCCTATACTAAAGTTACGACTTACTCCAATATTGGCGTTGCCTCCTATTTGAAAACCAAACAAGTTATTTCTAGTCTCGATGTTGTAATCTCCTGTGGGATAAGCTCGCAGACCTTCTTCCGGAAAAGCCGCCGCACCAAATGTCGCTAAGTTAAATTTTTCTGGAGCGCTGATATACCGCACTCCCACCAACCAAGAGGGGCGAAAATTATTGGATGAAGCGACTTCTTTGTGATAATTAACCTCAAAGTTGTAGAGGTTAGCGCTGTAATCGAGCTGGTGTTCGTAACTGAGAAGAAAAGCCTGACTGATAGCGAAACTACCATTTCCTAGACCTAGAGGCGGCTCTTGATTAAGAATGTTAATTTTGTCTCCCAGAGACTCGCTAGGGTCAAGTATCGGCGTATCGTCGGTCGGTACTTCCACAACAACATCGCTGGGCAGACCGGGCTCAGGAGAAACAAGCGTAGCTGATGAACTGTATTCTTGCAAACCAAAGAAAGAAAAACTGATACTATCTTTGCGATCGCGACTGTAGCCTACTGTAATTCTAGTTCCCAACTCGTAGTCAAAAGCTACATCGTCAGTACGTAAAGTACCTCCTCTCTCAGGAGAACCTGTTTCTGCGACGCTCAGGTCTACAACTTCTGAAGTTAAGATACCTCGCGGGATGGTGCGATTGAGGAATAGCGCTTCCGCCTGCACGTACCATCGCTGTGGTGCGATCGAATTCGATCGAGTTGTTTCGCTTTGCGCTATTGCTTGAGATCTCAAGGTAGGATTGGTAGGATTTGTCGGAAAAATAGAGCCAGTATTATTACCCTCTGGCAACAAATCTGCCGCTTTATAGGAAAATTTCTCGGATTCTAGAAGCTCAATTTCAGCTTCTATTAAGGCTGCTTGTAGCTGTTCGAGTTGGATGGGAACAGTTGAATCATCATTCAAATAACTCTCAGCCAGAATTGGCTGTGCGTTCTCAGGCTCCGTTTGCAATATACCAGAACCTCGATCGGACACGGTTTGAGCGAGAACCGGGTTGACGTTCAGTAGGCTAGCAACTGCTAGCGCTGTTGGAATACCGAATAGGTATTTTCTCGTCGGTGACACACCCATTTATTCAATCCTCACATTCTTATTAGTTAGAACCGTTTATTATAATCATTTGTTGTTAATTTGTCTTTGACAAGCTGTCAAACATAAATCTAGTTGGTTTAGGATTCTTTATGATTAAGCTGGAAGCGCCAGAATTAAGGTCTGGTAAAGGGATATGCCCTACTTTTCCGAGAAAAACAAGCATTAAACCTCTTGACACTAATTGAGCCAAGCTATTAGTATTAATGCTGAAGCAAGATCAGTAGTTCTGTCAGTAAAATCAAAGGTAGACAAAATGAAAGAGAACAAGAAAGCACCTCTCTTCACCGAAATCGAAGCTAAAGAAGCTGCTTCTATCAACGGTGGATGCGAAGCACAGTGTGTTCACAGCCGTCAAAGTGTTACCAAGCTTGGTAAGCGCGGCTCATAATTACAGGATGCCTGCTAAGTCGAAAACGTTTAGATTTGTGGACTAAACGCTATAAAGAGAAATCAGGTAACTTAGCTAAATAGGCATCTGTGGAGATACAGATGCCTTACTTTTTGCATATCAATTTTCACCATGCAATATCCAAATGTTCTACAGCATAATGAAGAAGACTGTGGAGCTGCCTGCATTGCTTCTATTGCTAAAAAATACGGACGTACCTTTGCGATTAACCGCATCCGGGAAGCTGTAGGTACTGGGCAACTGGGGACGACATTGCTGGGGTTAAAACAGGGTGCAGATGCACTGGGTTTCAATGCTCGCTCAGTGAGAGCTTCACCGGAAATTTTAGACAGAATTAAAGAAGCACCCCTGCCAGCAATTATTCACTGGAAGGGGTATCACTGGGTTGTTTTGTACGGTAAGCGGGGCAGAAAGTATGTAATTGCCGATCCCGCAGTTGGTGTTTTGTACCTTTCCAAGAAGCAGTTAACGGAATGCTGGACGGATTGGGTGATGCTTTTAGTAGAGCCAGATCCGGTTCGGTTTTCCGAGCAACCTAACGATAAGGTAGGTGGTTTTGGGCGTTTTTTCAAGCCGATTTGGGCTTACCGAGGCATTTTGGCGGAAGCGCTGCTCATCAACTTTGTCTTGGGTTTGCTTTCCATCGCTTTACCTTTTTTAATCCAAATCTTAACTGATGATGTGTTGGTGAGGGGCGATCGCAAGCTGCTTGGGGGTGTAGCGATCGCAGTTGTAGCGATGAACCTCATCGGCAGCTGTTTGGGATTAGTGCAATCTAACCTCGTCGCACACTTTGCACAACGTCTGGAATTAAATTTAGTTTTGCAATTCGGACGACAAATTCTGCGCTTACCCCTCAACTACTACGAATCGCGTCGCAGCGGCGAAATTGTCAGTAGATTGCGAGATATTCAACAAATTAATCAGCTAGTTTCTCAAGTAGTTATCGGTTTGCCCAGTCAGTTGTTTATTGCGCTTGTTTCCTTGGGATTCATGGTATTTTACTCCTGGAAACTGGCAATCTGTAGCTGTTTAATTGCACTGTTGACGATCCTAACGCCGTTGTTTCTACTTCCCACCCTGCAACAAAAAGTTCGCAACTTATTAGTACTGGAAGCGGAAAATCAAGGGGTTTTAGTCGAAACATTCAAAGGAGCGCTGACGTTGAAAACTACCTCATCTGCCCCGCAATTTTGGTCAGAATTGCAAAGCCGCTTCGGTCGCTTAGCCAACGTCAGCTTCCGCACTATTCAAATTGCGATTATCAACAAAACTTTTTCCGAACTAATTTACGGTCTAGGTGTAATTGGCTTGCTTTGGTTTGGCAGTAGCTTAGTAATTCAAGAAGAGTTAACTATTGGACAGCTATTGGCGTTTAACGCCATGAATGGTAATTTTCTCGCATTCATTATCATTACAATTGGATTTGTAGAGGAATTCACGCGAGTAAAAACGGCGACCGAGCGGATCGGAGAAGTCATAGATGCGACCCCAGAAGAGCGAGGAAAGTCTCAAAAAAACTTTGTCAAAATTCCCGATGATGCGGATATCGTTTGCACAAATCTGAATTTTCACCATACAGGTAGAGTTGAGTTACTAGAGGAATTTTCTGTCAATATTCCCGGCGGTAAAGTTGTGGCGATTATCGGTAAATCTGGCTGCGGCAAAAGTACCATAGCCAAACTAATTGCCGGTTTGTATCAACTTCAATCTGGCAATATTCGGTTTGGTAATTATAACCAGCAAGACCTCTCGCTGGACTGTTTGCGACAACAGGTTGTCCTCGTTCCTCAAGAAGCACATTTTTGGAGTCGATCGATCGTGGAAAACTTTCGCTTGAGTGGAGATGCGGTCACTTTTGATACGATCGTCAAAGCTTGCCAGATTGCCGAAGCTGACTATTTTATCAGTAACCTGCCGGATAAATATCAAACTATATTGGGTGAATTTGGCGCGAATCTGTCTGGCGGACAACGACAGCGACTGGCAATAGCGAGAGCGATCGTCAATGACCCCCCCGTGCTGATTTTAGATGAATCAACTTCTGGTTTAGATCCGGTGAGCGAAGCACAAGTTCTCGATAAGCTGTTGCATCATCGCGAAGGTAAAACTACGATTTTAATCAGCCATCGCCCCAGAGTTATTAATCGAGCGGATTGGATTGTCTTTTTGGAGGAAGGGAAATTGAAAATGCAAGGTTGTGTGGAGGAGTTGCGCTCTCTTCCTGGCGATCATTTAGACTTTCTGACTCCTTAATTAGGGCTAGGGGCTAGGGGCTAGGGGTTAGGGCGTCGGGGAAGAGGGAGATTAGGGGAGCGGGGGAGCGGGGGAGCGAGAGAATTAATCTTTTCCCTCTTTGCTCTTCCC
This Aerosakkonema funiforme FACHB-1375 DNA region includes the following protein-coding sequences:
- a CDS encoding HlyD family efflux transporter periplasmic adaptor subunit, whose protein sequence is MFSDRNPEFLRPVTSDEFLPPIGRWTTLGGLFLVGTVGAAFALAAVTEYNVTVKAPATVRPSGEVRIVQAATEGTVKSISVTENMAVKEGDAIATIDDSQVQTKKSQLIGSIQQNQLQLAQIAAQLNSLQNQLVAESNGTERTIASAQADLERNEREYRDRQITTASEVQQAEANLKIAQAELQKAQEELQREQANLLSADANLKGAEANLKSAISRRDRYKPLAESGAISKDRLEENELAVQQQEQTVAGQKAAIEAQKKAIEGQAQTVERQKQSVEVAAAKLQAVKTALNPTKAPIAIAQQRIAQEKAKGEATLATLKKEREALIQRRIEIENQINRDRKEIQQIETELTKSIVRSPADGTILQLYLRNAGQTVRSGEAIAQISPSNAPIVIKARVAAEDIAKITLGQKSLLRVSAYAYTDYGVLQGKVSAIAPDAITSQNNNSPYYEVTIQPEKAYLLKGDIQYPVQPGMEITADIISREETVLTFIMRKARLLTDL
- a CDS encoding peptidase domain-containing ABC transporter codes for the protein MQYPNVLQHNEEDCGAACIASIAKKYGRTFAINRIREAVGTGQLGTTLLGLKQGADALGFNARSVRASPEILDRIKEAPLPAIIHWKGYHWVVLYGKRGRKYVIADPAVGVLYLSKKQLTECWTDWVMLLVEPDPVRFSEQPNDKVGGFGRFFKPIWAYRGILAEALLINFVLGLLSIALPFLIQILTDDVLVRGDRKLLGGVAIAVVAMNLIGSCLGLVQSNLVAHFAQRLELNLVLQFGRQILRLPLNYYESRRSGEIVSRLRDIQQINQLVSQVVIGLPSQLFIALVSLGFMVFYSWKLAICSCLIALLTILTPLFLLPTLQQKVRNLLVLEAENQGVLVETFKGALTLKTTSSAPQFWSELQSRFGRLANVSFRTIQIAIINKTFSELIYGLGVIGLLWFGSSLVIQEELTIGQLLAFNAMNGNFLAFIIITIGFVEEFTRVKTATERIGEVIDATPEERGKSQKNFVKIPDDADIVCTNLNFHHTGRVELLEEFSVNIPGGKVVAIIGKSGCGKSTIAKLIAGLYQLQSGNIRFGNYNQQDLSLDCLRQQVVLVPQEAHFWSRSIVENFRLSGDAVTFDTIVKACQIAEADYFISNLPDKYQTILGEFGANLSGGQRQRLAIARAIVNDPPVLILDESTSGLDPVSEAQVLDKLLHHREGKTTILISHRPRVINRADWIVFLEEGKLKMQGCVEELRSLPGDHLDFLTP
- a CDS encoding BBP7 family outer membrane beta-barrel protein, whose product is MGVSPTRKYLFGIPTALAVASLLNVNPVLAQTVSDRGSGILQTEPENAQPILAESYLNDDSTVPIQLEQLQAALIEAEIELLESEKFSYKAADLLPEGNNTGSIFPTNPTNPTLRSQAIAQSETTRSNSIAPQRWYVQAEALFLNRTIPRGILTSEVVDLSVAETGSPERGGTLRTDDVAFDYELGTRITVGYSRDRKDSISFSFFGLQEYSSSATLVSPEPGLPSDVVVEVPTDDTPILDPSESLGDKINILNQEPPLGLGNGSFAISQAFLLSYEHQLDYSANLYNFEVNYHKEVASSNNFRPSWLVGVRYISAPEKFNLATFGAAAFPEEGLRAYPTGDYNIETRNNLFGFQIGGNANIGVSRNFSIGLGAKAGVFANNGDQSSTISAYDFDTGELLERIKGVKSEWGLSPVVEGSISANWQVTPNVSLTAGFNLVYLYGLALAPRQFRDFAESGEFGRLDMSGDTLYYGPSVGIRVVF